The following are encoded together in the Glycine soja cultivar W05 chromosome 5, ASM419377v2, whole genome shotgun sequence genome:
- the LOC114412414 gene encoding replication protein A 32 kDa subunit B-like isoform X2 gives MPSFYSSKNRDAQTLLPLIVKQIYGASHLVGRVCIKVGGITDITFVPNDDTGKIECNKWLHGDVETDEAEGASCSHTNHWRVCLPRIKGPTVF, from the exons ATGCCTTCCTTCTATTCCTCCAAG AATCGTGATGCTCAAACCTTGCTTCCTCTGATAGTCAAGCAGATATACGGTGCGTCTCA TCTTGTAGGAAGGGTGTGCATCAAAGTTGGAGGAATTACTGACATCACTTTTGTGCCTAATGATGATACTGGGAAGATTGAGTGTAATAAATG GCTTCACGGAGATGTTGAAACAGATGAAGCTGAGGGGGCATCGT GCAGTCATACCAACCACTGGAGAGTTTGTTTACCAAGGATCAAGGGGCCAACAGTTTTCTAG
- the LOC114412414 gene encoding uncharacterized protein LOC114412414 isoform X3 produces MPSFYSSKNRDAQTLLPLIVKQIYGASHLVGRVCIKVGGITDITFVPNDDTGKIECFTEMLKQMKLRGHRAVIPTTGEFVYQGSRGQQFSSD; encoded by the exons ATGCCTTCCTTCTATTCCTCCAAG AATCGTGATGCTCAAACCTTGCTTCCTCTGATAGTCAAGCAGATATACGGTGCGTCTCA TCTTGTAGGAAGGGTGTGCATCAAAGTTGGAGGAATTACTGACATCACTTTTGTGCCTAATGATGATACTGGGAAGATTGAGT GCTTCACGGAGATGTTGAAACAGATGAAGCTGAGGGGGCATCGT GCAGTCATACCAACCACTGGAGAGTTTGTTTACCAAGGATCAAGGGGCCAACAGTTTTCTAGT GATTAA
- the LOC114412414 gene encoding replication protein A 32 kDa subunit B-like isoform X1 codes for MPSFYSSKNRDAQTLLPLIVKQIYGASHLVGRVCIKVGGITDITFVPNDDTGKIECFTEMLKQMKLRGHRAVIPTTGEFVYQGSRGQQFSSVRPVEENMRRL; via the exons ATGCCTTCCTTCTATTCCTCCAAG AATCGTGATGCTCAAACCTTGCTTCCTCTGATAGTCAAGCAGATATACGGTGCGTCTCA TCTTGTAGGAAGGGTGTGCATCAAAGTTGGAGGAATTACTGACATCACTTTTGTGCCTAATGATGATACTGGGAAGATTGAGT GCTTCACGGAGATGTTGAAACAGATGAAGCTGAGGGGGCATCGT GCAGTCATACCAACCACTGGAGAGTTTGTTTACCAAGGATCAAGGGGCCAACAGTTTTCTAGTGTAAGGCCTGTGGAAGAGAATATGAGGAGACTGTAA